A genomic window from Cyprinus carpio isolate SPL01 chromosome B9, ASM1834038v1, whole genome shotgun sequence includes:
- the LOC109058299 gene encoding solute carrier family 40 member 1 → MEKAASKKPCFERVGEFFKSAKFLIYLGHALSTWGDRMWNFAVAVFLVELYGNSLLLTAVYGLVVAGSVLLLGAIIGDWVDKNPRLKVAQTSLVVQNSAVILCGVLLMAVFQFKVQLTTLYNGWLLTTCYIMVITIANIANLASTAMSITIQRDWVVVVAGDDRSRLADMNATVRIIDQLTNILAPMLVGQIMAFGSHFIGCGFISGWNLFSMCLEYFLLWKVYQKTPALAFKAGQKDADDQELKHLNVQKETGNSESPAEGSQLMNETAEVKKNTSCCYQMTEPIRTFKDGWVAYYNQSIFFAGMSLSFLYMTVLGFDCITTGYAYTQGLNGSVLSLLMGASAISGICGTVAFTWIRKKCGLIRTGFIAGVTQLSCLTLCVASVFAPGSPFDLSISPFDEVLKHLFGDSGSLRESPTLVPTIEPKIQINATVFEKAPQVESYMSVSLLFAGVIAARIGLWSFDLTVTQLIQENVIESERGIINGVQNSMNYLLDLLHFIMVILAPNPEAFGLLVIISVSFVAMGHMMYFRFAYKSLRSRLFLFCSPEQKPDPNNPSLPNSV, encoded by the exons ATGGAGAAAGCTGCATCTAAAAAACCTTGCTTTG AAAGAGTTGGCGAATTCTTCAAATCTGCGAAATTCCTCATTTATCTCGGACATGCCCTGTCAACATGG GGGGATCGGATGTGGAATTTTgctgtggctgtgtttttggTGGAGCTGTATGGCAATAGTTTACTCCTGACAGCCGTGTATGGACTGGTGGTTGCGGGCTCTGTCCTCTTACTGGGCGCTATTATTGGTGACTGGGTGGACAAAAACCCCCGACTGAAAG TGGCGCAGACGTCTTTAGTTGTCCAGAACAGTGCTGTCATTCTTTGTGGTGTCCTTCTGATGGCCGTTTTCCAGTTTAAAGTACAGCTTACTACCTTATACAACGGATGGTTGCTG ACTACGTGCTACATTATGGTCATCACCATTGCTAACATCGCTAACCTGGCCAGCACTGCTATGTCCATCACCATCCAGAGAGACTGGGTTGTGGTTGTGGCTGGAGATGATCGGAGCAGATTGGCAG ATATGAACGCAACTGTAAGAATAATCGACCAGTTAACCAACATTCTGGCTCCAATGCTTGTGGGCCAGATCATGGCATTCGGCTCCCATTTCATCGGCTGTGGTTTTATCTCGGGCTGGAACCTGTTCTCCATGTGCTTGGAGTACTTCCTGCTTTGGAAGGTTTATCAGAAGACTCCAGCACTTGCCTTCAAGGCAGGACAGAAGGACGCTGATGACCAAGAGCTGAAGCATCTCAACGTACAAAAAG AGACTGGAAACAGTGAAAGCCCAGCTGAAGGCTCCCAGTTGATGAATGAAACCGCTGAGGTGAAGAAAAACACCAGTTGCTGCTACCAAATGACAGAACCCATCCGCACCTTTAAGGATGGCTGGGTGGCCTACTACAACCAGTCCATCTTCTTTGCTGGCATGTCTCTGTCTTTCCTCTACATGACCGTTCTGGGTTTCGACTGCATCACCACGGGCTACGCATACACTCAGGGCCTGAACGGCTCCGTCCTCAGTCTCCTCATGGGAGCTTCAGCTATATCTGGAATCTGTGGAACGGTGGCCTTCACCTGGATCAGAAAGAAGTGTGGCCTGATCAGAACCGGCTTCATCGCTGGAGTCACCCAACTGTCTTGCCTCACGCTCTGCGTAGCATCTGTCTTCGCTCCTGGCAGCCCTTTTGATCTCAGCATCTCGCCCTTCGACGAGGTCTTGAAACATCTGTTTGGAGACAGCGGCTCGCTGCGTGAGAGTCCTACTCTTGTTCCTACGATTGAACCGAAGATCCAGATCAACGCCACTGTTTTTGAGAAAGCCCCACAAGTAGAGTCCTACATGTCTGTCAGTCTTCTTTTCGCTGGGGTCATCGCTGCTAGAATTG GTCTTTGGTCCTTTGATTTGACAGTGACCCAACTGATCCAAGAGAATGTGATTGAATCCGAGAGAGGCATCATCAACGGTGTCCAGAACTCCATGAACTATCTTCTTGATCTCCTACACTTCATTATGGTCATCCTTGCACCAAATCCAGAGGCCTTTGGCCTTCTTGTGATCATCTCAGTTTCCTTCGTCGCAATGGGACATATGATGTATTTCAGGTTTGCCTATAAAAGCCTCCGGAGTCGACTCTTCCTGTTCTGTTCACCCGAGCAGAAGCCTGATCCCAATAATCCCTCACTTCCAAACTCCGTATAA